From the Astatotilapia calliptera chromosome 6, fAstCal1.2, whole genome shotgun sequence genome, one window contains:
- the ccdc85al gene encoding coiled-coil domain containing 85A, like, translating into MEKATPPPQPGLQLSIAKTESPAEDISGLTDEELLKWTKEDLVRRLRRSEADKMSVILDHGNLIREVNRSLQLHLNEIRGLKDINQKLQEDNRELRDLCCFLDDDRQKGKRVSREWQRLGRYSASIMRKEVTLYLQKLKELELRQEEVIRENLELKELCLLLDEEKGVVGGGGGIGGSGGGGSVGMGGCRNSIDSQNSLLLVPGQGLLMRDVGDGSSTSSAGSADSSDHLHHKQPHLAAGVGGVGSGGEKGSPELLHKPRCSSISGIGGVIGGDREVSSPDHPAGRHRSTSLEYPYTLPQLCRPRCGSISVPDHSRVMRGLSPEKYGRNVGHRSPEQHPKHHSSDLVLGQRQHFLGQGGTGELYQRHNRSSISSTGCGSPEPRQAHLGTGEHHEKGCFIQGGSPETHRHQYSMSPDHVKFGSPVREGQRRPAGDELSPHHRSIYNGMNALISAGCCTNNCRNVKLWDSFDASS; encoded by the exons ATGGAGAAAGCGACTCCACCGCCCCAGCCTGGGCTTCAGCTCTCGATAGCGAAGACTGAAAGTCCAGCAGAGGACATCTCCGGTCTGACTGACGAGGAACTGCTCAAGTGGACCAAGGAGGATCTGGTGCGCCGACTCAGGCGGTCTGAGGCCGACAAGATGAGCGTGATTCTGGACCACGGGAATCTCATCCGGGAGGTCAATCGTAGCCTCCAGCTGCACTTAAACGAAATCAGGGGGCTGAAG GACATTAACCAGAAGCTGCAGGAGGACAATCGTGAGCTGCGGGACTTGTGCTGCTTCTTAGATGATGATCGTCAAAAAGGAAAGCGTGTGTCCAGAGAGTGGCAGCGTCTCGGACGTTACAGTGCCAGCATAATGCGTAAAGAGGTGACCCTCTACCTCCAGAAACTCAAGGAGCTAGAGCTTCGACAAGAAGAGGTAATCCGGGAGAACCTGGAGCTGAAGGAGCTCTGTCTTCTACTGGATGAAGAAAAGGGGGTAGTAGGTGGTGGAGGTGGCATTGGAGGAAGTGGAGGTGGAGGCAGTGTGGGAATGGGAGGGTGCCGTAACTCCATAGACAGCCAGAATAGCTTGCTGCTAGTGCCTGGCCAGGGGTTGCTAATGAGAGACGTAGGGGATGGAAGCAGCACTTCCAGTGCAGGGAGTGCTGACAGCTCTGATCACCTTCACCATAAACAGCCTCACCTGGCTGCAGGAGTGGGTGGGGTTGGCAGTGGTGGGGAAAAAGGAAGCCCTGAGCTTCTACATAAACCCAGGTGTAGCAGCATCAGTGGAATAGGAGGTGTAATTGGAGGAGACAGGGAGGTGTCCAGTCCTGATCACCCAGCTGGGCGCCATCGGAGTACAAGCCTGGAGTACCCATACACCCTCCCTCAGCTCTGCCGGCCCCGCTGCGGCTCTATATCTGTGCCTGACCATAGTCGGGTCATGCGGGGCCTTAGTCCCGAAAAATATGGAAGGAACGTGGGCCACCGAAGTCCGGAGCAGCACCCCAAGCACCACAGCTCTGACCTCGTCCTGGGCCAGAGGCAGCACTTCCTAGGTCAGGGAGGCACCGGGGAGCTCTATCAGCGGCACAACAGGAGCAGCATAAGTAGTACAGGATGCGGAAGCCCAGAGCCCCGGCAGGCACATTTGGGGACTGGAGAGCACCATGAAAAGGGCTGTTTCATCCAGGGGGGCAGCCCGGAAACTCACAGGCACCAGTACAGCATGAGCCCTGACCATGTGAAGTTTGGCAGCCCAGTGAGAGAAGGGCAGAGGAGGCCGGCTGGAGACGAGCTGTCACCACATCATCGGAGCATCTATAATGGCATGAATG
- the sec23b gene encoding protein transport protein Sec23B: MTTYQEFIQQNEDRDGVRFSWNLWPSSRLEATRLVVPVSCLFTPLKERPNLPPVQYEPVLCSRANCKAVLNPLCQVDFRAKIWACNFCFQRNPFPPSYAGISDVNQPAELMPQFSTIEYIVQRGPAAPLIFLYVVDTCLEEEDLQALKESLQMSLSLLPPNALVGLITFGRMVQVHELSCEGIAKSYVFRGTKDLTAKQIQEMLGLTKPAVTGQQGRPLAPQDAAATCKFLQPVHRVDMNLTDLLGELQRDPWPVPQGKRPLRSTGVALSVAVGLLEGTFPNTGARVMLFIGGPPTQGPGMVVGDELKTPIRSWHDIQKDNARHLKKATKYYEALANRSATNGHSIDIYACALDQTGLLEMKCLSNLTGGHIVMGDSFNTSLFKQTFQRVFSKDYNGDFRMAFGGVLEVKTSRELKVSGAIGPCVSLNSKSPCVSENELGIGGTSQWKVCGLNPSTTLGIYFEVVNQHNAPVPQGGRGAVQFVTQYQHSNTQRRIRVTTIARNWADAQSQIQHIESSFDQEAAAVLMARLGVFRAESEEGPDVLRWLDRQLIRLCQKFGQFNKDDPTSFRLSESLSLYPQFMFHLRRSPFLQVFNNSPDESSYYRHHFVRQDLTQSLIMIQPILYSYSFHGPPEPVLLDSSSILPDRILLMDTFFQLVIYHGETIAQWRKAGYQEMAEYENFKQLLQAPLDDAQEILQTRFPMPRYIDTEHGGSQARFLLSKVNPSQTHNNLYAWGQETGAPILTDDVSLQVFMDHLKKLAVSSSA, encoded by the exons ATGACAACCTACCAGGAGTTCATTCAACAAAATGAGGACAGAGATGGGGTGAGATTCAGCTGGAACCTCTGGCCCTCGAGCCGCCTTGAAGCCACCAGGCTGGTAGTCCCTGTCTCCTGCCTCTTCACACCTCTCAAAGAGAGGCCCAACTTGCCACCGGTCCAGTATGAGCCAGTTCTTTGCAGCCGGGCCAACTGTAAGGCAGTGCTCAACCCACTATG TCAAGTTGACTTCAGAGCAAAAATATGGGCCTGCAACTTCTGCTTCCAGAGAAACCCT TTCCCTCCCTCTTACGCAGGCATATCAGACGTGAACCAGCCAGCTGAGCTTATGCCACAGTTTTCTACAATTGAGTACATAGTACAG CGTGGTCCTGCAGCTCCTCTCATCTTCCTGTATGTGGTGGACACATGTTTGGAAGAAGAAGATCTCCAGGCTCTCAAGGAGtctctccagatgtctctcagtctgctgcccCCCAACGCTCTTGTGGGCCTCATCACATTTGGCCGCATGGTTCAAGTTCATGAGCTGAGCTGCGAGGGGATTGCTAAGAGCTATGTGTTCCGAGGCACCAAGGATCTTACCGCCAAACAGATACAG gAGATGCTGGGTTTAACAAAGCCAGCTGTAACAGGACAACAAGGTCGTCCTTTAGCCCCTCAGGATGCTGCTGCCACTTGCAA GTTTCTTCAGCCTGTGCATCGAGTCGATATGAATCTGACAGATTTGCTGGGAGAGCTTCAGAGAGACCCGTGGCCTGTCCCTCAGGGTAAACGGCCACTCCGATCCACTGGTGTTGCGCTGTCTGTCGCTGTCGGCCTGCTGGAG GGTACATTCCCCAACACAGGGGCTCGTGTGATGCTTTTTATTGGAGGACCACCCACCCAGGGCCCTGGAATGGTGGTGGGAGATGAGCTGAAAACTCCAATTCGTTCCTGGCATGACATCCAGAAAGACAATGCTCGCCATCTGAAAAAGGCCACCAAG taTTATGAAGCCTTGGCCAATCGTTCAGCAACAAATGGCCACAGTATTGATATCTATGCCTGCGCCCTAGACCAGACTGGACTGCTTGAAATGAAGTGCTTATCTAATCTCACTGG GGGGCACATTGTGATGGGAGACTCCTTCAATACCTCATTGTTCAAACAAACCTTCCAGAGAGTCTTTAGTAAGGACTACAATGGTGACTTCCGCATGGCCTTTGGAGGTGTCCTGGAAGTCAAG ACCTCGAGAGAGCTGAAGGTTTCCGGTGCAATTGGACCGTGTGTTTCACTCAACTCAAAGTCTCCCTGTGTATCAGAGAAT GAATTGGGCATTGGTGGCACCAGCCAATGGAAGGTGTGCGGTCTCAACCCCTCCACTACTTTGGGCATCTATTTTGAAGTTGTGAATCAG cacaATGCACCAGTCCCTCAGGGTGGACGTGGGGCAGTCCAGTTTGTAACCCAGTACCagcactcaaacacacaaagaaggaTACGGGTCACCACCATCGCCAGGAA CTGGGCAGATGCCCAATCTCAGATTCAGCACATCGAATCATCCTTTGACCAAGAAGCAGCTGCAGTGCTCATGGCCCGCTTGGGCGTCTTTAGGGCAGAGTCTGAAGAGGGTCCTGATGTGTTGCGTTGGCTTGACAGGCAGCTCATCCGCCTG TGTCAGAAATTTGGCCAGTTCAACAAAGATGATCCGACATCTTTTAGACTGTCAGAGTCTCTGTCCCTCTATCCACAG TTTATGTTCCACTTGCGACGGTCACCATTCCTGCAAGTTTTCAACAACAGCCCAGATGAGTCTTCCTACTACAGGCATCACTTTGTCAGGCAAGACCTGACCCAGTCCCTGATCATGATCCAGCCCATCCTCTACTCGTACTCCTTCCACGGACCACCAGAG CCTGTGCTCCTGGACAGTAGCAGTATCCTGCCAGATCGAATCCTGCTGATGGACACCTTCTTCCAGCTGGTTATCTACCATGGAGAG ACCATTGCTCAATGGCGAAAAGCAGGCTACCAAGAAATGGCAGAGTATGAGAACttcaaacagctgctgcaggcTCCACTGGATGACGCTCAAGAGATCCTACAGACACGCTTCCCCATGCCACGCTACATTGACACTGAGCACGGAGGCTCCCAGGCTCGCTTCCTGCTCTCCAAGGTCAACCCATCGCAGACCCACAACAACCTCTATGCCTGGGGACAG GAGACAGGAGCCCCAATCCTTACTGATGACGTGAGCCTGCAGGTCTTCATGGACCACTTGAAGAAACTGGCTGTTTCCAGCTCAGCATAG
- the tmc5 gene encoding transmembrane channel-like protein 5 → MTSYRNGGFFNHAYHDTETLEIDRRASSKTHHTNPYDNKDPTWWGDRASNDAAIGRVPQGGWQEQSWRGRENIPMDAISIRPRSPPRHHGPNHSIFGMDPEYNQSRSIPLPSSSGKMTMRWRGIAMRRMSMFPNADHTQTAFTEDAIWNEMQNEQQNLLEELAALSTRDRIQAIRNLPMSFKDKKHIRKELELQSSKKSRQFTCLADCSEKLSLFSRKCGYHVKSAKQTLKLWQGAMKSIGGKFGTSVLTYFVFLKWLLMFNIFSFLVNFGFVTIPLLVYKQTPNISQIVNNVPQNVTFRGLEILTGAGYFKYTVMYYGSYSNESLVGYNMQLAYFFTIAVYMVLCGISLIFSMAVNFKNNYVLADSTSNSAWQLLCTWDFSVTNEKAVKQRRNNLCVQLKESLSETAQQERLTVSEKLKHYGIHFSCWLLSTSLAFGCAAGIYYLCEYEIEQATENDNWSLLEEAKTLLVPFVVSLINLVIPLFYSLFNKFEHYSTHRKQIYALLIRNVFLKMSILSVLCYYWMKKVPDKGSGWESMVGQSLYRLVLFDFLFLMLGSFFGEFLSNVIGTKLIPRMGVPEFDVARNVLELIYSQTLAWIGIYFSPLLPAMQIFKFFILFYLKKVSLTHNCQPPRRSGRAAQMQTIFIFLLFFPFFVGALSIVAYTAWSLTPSKSCGPFRGLNNSFSAVDVWIDDLKNITGSQWVVEIYNNVIRSEIFYFLITLIILVIIYILWQVTNGRKELIRRLRQQIVNEGKDKSFLLERLQDLQKSIPNKNTKQKKQKGSMKQHSYDHSSGDQSNSNAMVQALLARQQLEEEEKRYSIGGVPVPSEMSNSSSLMQAMLARQLADQENEDQYPMHDENPSSSSALAQAMAARNRVEDEDNNQYDIFNRSSAVTQAMQARRRAEDTEDDMGDLPHPVSSVMMQVMQARQQAQEDDRIQWMTAPPQNPGPSGSSALIQAMLARQAAQNEYDDGY, encoded by the exons ATGACAAGTTACAGGAACGGGGGATTTTTCAACCATGCATACCATGACACCGAGACTCTGGAAATTGATAGAAg GGCTTCCAGCAAAACCCATCATACTAACCCCTATGACAACAAAGACCCAACCTGGTGGGGTGACAGGGCTAGCAATGATGCTGCTATAGGGAGAGTGCCTCAAGGTGGCTGGCAGGAACAAAGCTGGAGGGGTAGAGAAAACATCCCAATGGATGCCATTTCCATACGCCCAAGGAGTCCTCCAAGGCACCATGGACCCA ATCACAGTATATTTGGGATGGACCCTGAATATAATCAGTCAAGATCTATTCCACTTCCATCGTCTTCAG GAAAAATGACAATGCGGTGGAGAGGAATAGCGATGAGAAGGATGAGCATGTTTCCTAATGCAGATCATACCCAAACAGCTttcacagaggatgccatctgGAATGAGATGCAAAATG AGCAACAAAACTTGCTCGAGGAACTTGCTGCTCTGTCAACACGAGACAGAATCCAGGCCATTCGGAATCTTCCAATGAGCTTTAAAGACAAGAAACATATCAG GAAAGAATTGGAATTACAGTCTTCCAAGAAGTCTCGCCAATTCACATGTTTGGCAGATTGCTCTGAAAAGCTGTCTCTG ttttcacgAAAATGCGGGTACCATGTAAAGTCAGCCAAGCAGACCCTGAAACTGTGGCAAGGCGCTATGAAAAGCATTGGTGGGAAGTTTGGGACCAGTGTTCTCACCTATTTTGTGTTCCTGAAGTGGCTTCTCATGTTTAACATTTTCTCATTCCTGGTCAACTTTGGCTTTGTCACCATCCCTCTGCTTGTTTACAAGCAAACCCCAAACATTTCTCAAATTGTGAACAACGTACCCCAAAATGTGACCTTCAGAGGACTGGAGATACTAACTGGAGCT GGTTACTTCAAGTATACGGTCATGTACTACGGTAGCTACAGCAATGAATCTCTGGTGGGTTACAACATGCAGCTGGCCTATTTCTTCACCATTGCAGTCTATATGGTGCTATGTGGaatttcacttattttcag CATGGCAGTCAATTTCAAGAACAACTATGTACTAGCAGACTCGACATCAAACAGTGCATGGCAACTTCTTTGCACCTGGGATTTTAGTGTAACCAATGAGAAAGCAGTGAAACAGCGCAGGAACAACCTTTGTGTCCAGCTCAAG GAGTCTTTATCAGAAACGGCCCAGCAGGAGCGCCTTACAGTCTCTGAAAAACTGAAGCACTATGGGATTCATTTTAGTTGCTGGCTTCTCTCCACAAGCTTGGCTTTTGGTTGTGCAGCCGGTATTTACTATCTCTGCGAGTATGAGATTGAG caggcaacagaaaatgacaattGGTCTCTGCTTGAGGAGGCAAAGACACTCCTGGTTCCCTTTGTGGTGTCTTTAATAAACCTGGTTATTCCACTCTTCTACTCCCTCTTCAACAAATTTGAGCATTACTCCACCCACCGCAAACAGATATATGCTCTGTTGATCAg AAATGTCTTTCTCAAGATGTCCATTCTGTctgttttgtgttattattgGATGAAGAAGGTGCCTGATAAAGGTTCA GGTTGGGAGTCCATGGTAGGGCAGTCTTTGTACCGTCTGGTCCTTTTTGACTTCCTTTTCCTGATGTTGGGATCTTTCTTTGGAGAGTTTCTTAGCAA TGTGATCGGGACAAAATTAATACCACGCATGGGGGTTCCTGAGTTTGACGTAGCCAGAAATGTGCTTGAACTCATCTATTCACAGACGCTGGCCTG GATTGGAATCTACTTCTCTCCTCTGCTACCTGCCATGCAGATTTTCAAATTCTTCATCCTGTTTTATCTAAAGAAG GTCAGTCTCACACATAACTGTCAGCCCCCACGGCGATCTGGCAGAGCAGCTCAGATGCAAACCATCTTCATCTTCCTTCTCTTCTTCCCGTTCTTCGTGGGAGCCCTGTCAATTGTTGCATACACTGCCTGGAG CCTGACTCCCTCAAAGTCCTGTGGCCCTTTTCGTGGACTCAACAATTCCTTCAGTGCGGTTGATGTCTGGATAGATGATCTAAAAAACATCACTGGCTCTCAGTGGGTCGTCGAGATTTACAATAATGTCATCCGGAGTGAAATCTTCTATTTTCTAATCACACTCATCATCCT TGTCATCATATACATATTGTGGCAAGTCACTAATGGTCGAAAGGAGCTTATTCGTCGTCTGAGACAACAGATTGTCAAT GAAGGGAAAGACAAGTCCTTCTTGTTAGAAAGGTTACAGGACCTTCAAAAATCTAtcccaaacaaaaacaccaaacagaagaaacaaaaaggg AGCATGAAACAGCATTCATATGATCACTCATCTGGTGATCAGTCCAACTCAAATGCCATGGTTCAAGCTTTACTTGCACGTCAGCAActtgaagaggaggagaaaagataCAGCATTGGTGGAGTACCTGTTCCTTCTGAAATGTCTAACTCTAGTTCTCTGATGCAAGCCATGTTGGCCCGTCAACTAGCTGACCAGGAGAATGAAGATCAGTATCCGATGCATGATGAAAACCCATCATCTTCCAGTGCACTTGCTCAGGCCATGGCAGCCAGAAACAGGGTGGAGGATGAAGACAATAATCAATATGACATTTTCAACAGATCCAGTGCCGTCACACAGGCCATGCAAGCcagaagaagagcagaggacaCAGAAGATGACATGGGTGACCTGCCGCATCCAGTGTCAAGTGTCATGATGCAGGTCATGCAGGCCAGGCAGCAAGCACAGGAAGATGACAGAATTCAGTGGATGACTGCTCCACCACAAAACCCTGGGCCTTCAGGCTCTAGTGCTCTTATCCAGGCCATGCTAGCCCGGCAGGCGGCCCAGAATGAATACGATGATGGTTACTGA
- the LOC113023218 gene encoding germ cell-specific gene 1-like protein translates to MRMSRRSRTLLSLSLNFFALFFSITAFITTYWCVGTQRVPKPKCSKLRTHQCIDYGVNETDPNKVVYSWETGDDRFLFRQFHTGIWISCEENIHDESERCRSFIDLAPASEKGMLWLSLVSEMLYIILLVVGFSLMCLELVHSSNVIDGLKLNAFAAIFTVLSGLLGMVAHVMYTQVFQVTVSLGPPDWRPYNWDYGWSFCMAWASFTCCMGASVTTLNSYTKTVIEFRHKRKTFEQSIREEDAREAFGYFREHSVHSISKSVDYYSSQTIKSGRKTPIPGDSLDFSDIANSLGEEQC, encoded by the exons ATGAGGATGAGCCGCCGATCCAGGACCCTTCTGTCGCTTAGCTTGAACTTCTTCGCGCTGTTTTTCTCCATAACCGCGTTTATAACTACTTACTGGTGCGTCGGGACGCAGAGGGTGCCCAAGCCAAAGTGCAGCAAGCTGCGGACGCACCAGTGTATAGACTACGGGGTGAACGAAACGGACCCCAACAAAGTGGTGTACAGCTGGGAGACAGGCGACGACAGGTTCCTGTTCCGTCAGTTCCACACTGGAATCTGGATCTCATGCGAGGAAAATATTCACGATGAaa GTGAGAGATGTCGAAGTTTTATTGATTTAGCCCCTGCATCAGAAAAAG GGATGCTGTGGTTGTCACTTGTTTCTGAGATGTTGTACATTATTCTGCTGGTGGTTGGCTTCAGTCTCATGTGTTTGGAGCTAGTGCACTCCAGCAATGTCATTGATGGACTCAAACTCAATGCCTTTGCTGCCATCTTTACAGTACTTTCAG GTCTTCTTGGCATGGTGGCTCATGTCATGTACACACAGGTTTTCCAGGTCACCGTCAGCCTTGGCCCACCAGATTGGAGGCCCTACAACTGGGACTATGGCTGGTCGTTCTG CATGGCCTGGGCTTCCTTCACCTGCTGTATGGGTGCATCTGTCACCACCCTCAACTCCTATACAAAGACCGTCATTGAGTTCAGACACAAACGCAAGACCTTCGAGCAAAGCATCAGGGAGGAGGACGCACGGGAGGCATTCGGATATTTCCGGGAGCACTCTGTGCACTCAATCTCCAAATCTGTGGATTATTACTCTAGTCAGACCATAAAAAGTGGCAGGAAAACTCCTATACCAGGTGACTCGCTGGACTTCAGTGACATTGCAAATTCTTTGGgggaagagcagtgctga